AGTATATGTCAAAGAACAAGGGCTAAGCTTATATCATCAGGACTTCTTTTAAAAGATGGAGCCTATGTGACGCTTACGTATCTGTTGGGCGTTGGAAAAATATAATTCAAGGTAAATACATATGCGTTACAGATATGCTCTTTTTGATGACGACAGAGTTGAATGCTTCGAGGATGACCCGCAGGTTCGCAAAAATTTAATTTGGAGTGGAGCTAAAGCTTTTAGCGTCTATGCCTTTTCGGGGCGGTTGGGGAATTCCGTTTCTCCGTCTTTTGTTTTGGGTGATTTACATATGTACTTTCCTTTCCATAAAACTGAATTTTTTATTGATATATTATACCGGTATAGGGTTCCTCATTCTGCGATACATGTTTACAAACATTATGGGCTTCACGAACTTGTTGTTTCTGAGGAGGCTTTTAGAGGAGATCTTCCGTATGCCAACAGGATAGAGATAGATAATAGTTTGAGGGAATACTTTGATGCTTCCCCTAGTAAGGATAGATATTCTACAATTGAAGGGTGGAACGTCTTATTTACTAATTTTGAGATGTTGGGTTTAGAAAGCAATGTCTCTCTGAGTAGTTTAAGCAAAAAATACAATCGAGAAACCTCTTCTGGTGTATCTTTGCTGCATACTCTTTTTTTGAGTTTTAACTTTAAAGTGAATAAGGGCGTGAATCCTTTTCCTCAAGATAAAATATACTTGAAACAGTGTGGTGTTCTTCGTGGACTTTTAAGTTCAGAATTCATATCAAGCTTTGAATTTTGCACATTTAGCAATTTGTTCAAAGATGGCAGAGTTGGATTGAGCAAGTTTTTGAATGAATCAAGGCGTTTTGAAAGGGATGGTGAAGATTATAGTGAGGAGTTGGTGGGGGATATAACAGATACTCCATTGTGGTGTTGCGATGTTCCTAAATTTTTAGCTGAGAAAGGCTCCACTCTTAAATGTAAAGGTTCTTGTGGGGTTTCCACGCCAGAGGCTTTTATTTATGCTGCGTATCCTCCTGAGTTGGTGACTTTGAATGAGAAGCATGGGGGTTTCTTGCTTACTCGTACGGGTCTTTTTGTGAAAACTGATGATTTTATGGGGGGCACTGTTAAAATTTGCCCTCCAATCTGGGTGGAGGAGTGCCATTCTGGGATTTTAAATGGGTTCGGCGCACGTACTGTTGTTTTTTATGATATTGACGGCAATCGTAAGTCGTTAACAATCGACGAAAGGGATTTGGATAGCCCTAAACTTTTTGCTTTGCTACGCAGCCATAGGTTTGAATGTCCTACCGGAAAAACGGAAAAAGGGCTTTTGCGAGAATTTTTGTTACAGCAGTATCCAAAGCGCGATAATCCTGAAGCGGCTGTTGCTGTAAGGGCGTCTGGGTGGCAAAAAAAAGGCTTTGTTTTTCCCCTCTCTGAATTTCGATCTCCTTCCTACAGGCTAAAATCCGTCATTCTTCCACCTGAGTCTATTGATAATTTAAGGTTTGACCGATTCGATTATAAGAGAAATTGGAGCCCAGAAGAAGAGCTAGCTGCATGTTTTTCGCTTATCTCGCCACTGCTTAACTTTATCAAATCTAAGGGTATTTGTTTGCATTTTCATGGAGGATCAAAGCAGAACAGAGATTCAATTCTCAGCGCAGTAAATTATGTATGGGGAGATGTGTTAATTCCTAAGGTTTGTTCGGCTGACGATCTTAAGAATAATGTTGTCGCTTTAAAGAAATTACATACGGACCTTCCTCTTTGTGTTTGTGAAGTGGGGGAGGCAAATGAGGCGCAGAAGAAGATGCGAACCTTTCTTCGTCGCTATTTTTTGGGAAGAAAGGGGGCTGATGAAGGTATTCACGGTGTTGTGATATCAACAGGTAATATGCCACTTGCTCCCGAGAAAGATCGTAGGATGGGGCGGAACGGGTATGTTCATCAAAAGAATGTTTTGTTAATTGATATTCCCGTTGGAGCAATTGATTTTTCTATCTATGAAAAATTGCCTGCGGATTTCAGTCAGATGGCTGTACAGAAGATACAAGAGAACAAAGAACGGTTTGCTGAGGTCCTCAAATCCGTTCACAAAGAATTTAAGTGCCAACTGGTGGTCAGAAGCTCTTCAAAATTTTTTGCTGAAATTGTCCGTATTTTCTCAATGGTTTATTGTGCGGAATACTATTTGATTGGAGATAAAGAGCTCGCGGTGCCCACGTGTTTTGGTGCTGCGTCGTTAAGGCACATAGGATTTGTTCGCAAATTAGATTTAGAAGCCAATTATTTTATGCCCGAAGCTAGGCATTTATTCGGAGTTTGTGGTCAAATATTTAGCTTGGGTTTTGTTCTGGTCATATCTAGCTTGGGCCCTTCGTTGCCTAAGCTTAATTTTATTGCGACTAAAAGCTATATAATAATAGCAGCTGATGATTTTAAAGAGCTATATGGGGAAAATTTTCCGTTCGGAACTTATACGGCCTGGCTTAAAAGGAAGAATGTCTTGAAGCCTTTTAAGGGAGGTGATTTGTGCGGTGTTCACCATTTTCCGAAGCTTAATAAATCTGTACGGAGTTATAAAGTTATCTTGAAAAAATTATATCAACTCGCGCAGAACTGAGCAAAGGGTATGGCTATTTTGCTGTGGTAATTTTTTGGTCAGTTGTTATGTCTGTTGGATTTGATTCTTTCTAGTATAATATTCAGTAACTTTGCCATGAAATGATCTCGACGGACTGATTTATAGGTATTCTTAAATTTAATCCACGTTCCATATTTAGCATTTACTTTGAATGTTTTTTTATTCTTCATTCTTTCACAAAATATATTATTGTCTCAACATTATTCATAATAGTTAAGGATTGATGATGGTTGATTTGTGTATTTTGTTGTTCATATTACAGCATTTTACTAATTTAATTCTAAAATGTAATAGTATGATTGTATTAATTGATAATAAATTAAAAGTGATTTATTATTTGAATTAAAATGGAATTATATTTGATTCTAATGTTAACTTGTGAGGGGGAGTGAATGTCGATATATCACAGGATTAAGGGTTACAAAGATAGTCATCCAAAGCTTAAGTCGACCACAATCAGGGCGACAGAAGCCTGTCTGAAAAGGGTAAAAAAATTTGCAAAGGTTAATGGAATTGGCGAAGGTGTTGCATTATGGATTCTTGTGGAAGAGGCGCTCGAAGGAACTGATGAATCTCAAAAAACAGTGGACCCTATAGAAGATTTACGCGCTGAGGTTGCCTCCCTTAAGCAGGAAGTTGTATCAATGTGTGAGCGTATGAGAGATTTTGTTGAGGGCTCTAACGAGGTTTCGAATTTTGATAAATCAAAGGACTCAGATCGGGAAGAAGAAGGGGAAGCATCGCCTGCTACTGATGAAGAAAATGCTGAGAAGACCCTAAAAGAACCCGAAACTCGCCAACAATATGCAAGCGTGGTATCTAGGCCTCTAAAAAAATGAACACACAAAACCTAGACATCCTTAAATCTCGCCTCGACGCACACAGGCCGCTTCCGCCCGAGGTGGTAAAGAACCTGCGTGAGGATTTGTCTGTACGCTGGACTTACAACTCCAACGCAATTGAAGGGAACACGCTTACGCTTCAGGAAACTAAAGTCGTACTTGAGGGGATAACTGTTGGCGGCAAGTCTATTGTTGAACATCTTGAAGCTATCAACCATGCTCAGGCTATCAATCTTGTCTATGATCTAGCAGAACAGGGTGAGCTTCTTTCAGTTCATGCTATCAAAGAAATTCACAGCCTTATTCTGAAAAGCATTGATGATAAGAACGCTGGAGCTTTTCGTACAGTGAATGTGACTATTTCAGGTGCTGAACATGTTCCACCTAGTTTTTTGAATATACAGGATGAGATGGACAGCTTTATGAATTGGTGCGAAGGCGATGGAACTAGTCTTCATGTTGTCGAATGTACCGCCAGAGGTCACGTTGATTTCGTAAAGATTCATCCGTTTGCAGATGGTAATGGGCGTACTGCTAGATTGTTAATGAACCTTGAACTTATGAAAGGTGGATTTCCGCCGGTTGTGTTTCAAGCTTCGGAGCGCTTAGCGTATTATGAGGGGCTTGAAGACGCTTGTGTGAAGTCAGACTATGAATCGTTTCTAGAAACGACTGAGAGGCTGGTTGTTGACAGTTTCAAGCCGTATTGGTTTGCATTGGGGTTGAGTAAGGAAGGATTGTAATCGTCGAAGTAATCTTAAAGTTCTGAAAGAATTTCATAGTACCGTACTGTTGATAAACAGTGCGGTATTTTTTATGTGGTCGGGAATTTCGCTTAAAATAGGAAAAAAGAGGCTTCGAATGTGCTTTTCTGTCCTGTTCAAACTCACAGATTGTCACAGAAAATCACTCTCCATAGCCGTTTAAATGGGGACAGAGTGGGGACAGAATCAACTTTAGCCATAAAAAAAGGGTCTACAAACAATCCTAAAATTGTTCGTAAACCCTTGATTTAACCGTGGTACCCAGAACGAGACTTGAACTCGTACAAGCCGAAGCTCGAGGGATTTTAAGTCCCTTGCGTCTACCAATTCCGCCATCCGGGCACGGA
This Maridesulfovibrio ferrireducens DNA region includes the following protein-coding sequences:
- a CDS encoding Fic family protein — translated: MNTQNLDILKSRLDAHRPLPPEVVKNLREDLSVRWTYNSNAIEGNTLTLQETKVVLEGITVGGKSIVEHLEAINHAQAINLVYDLAEQGELLSVHAIKEIHSLILKSIDDKNAGAFRTVNVTISGAEHVPPSFLNIQDEMDSFMNWCEGDGTSLHVVECTARGHVDFVKIHPFADGNGRTARLLMNLELMKGGFPPVVFQASERLAYYEGLEDACVKSDYESFLETTERLVVDSFKPYWFALGLSKEGL